In the genome of Sphingomonas sp. OV641, the window CCCGGTCACATCCACGATCGACAGGCCGAAACCACGGGGACGACCGTCGAGCGCCTGTATGGGCGCTAGCGTGATGTCGGCGATGAACTCGGATCCGTCTGCGCGATTGCACCAGTCCTCGGTGCGCCGTGTCGCGGAGGCTTTGCTGAGGGCGACGTACTGTCCGGCCGCAGGCCAGAACTCGTCGAGGCGGCGGCCAAGGGCCTCATCCGCGCGAAGGCCGAAGAGTCGTTCGGCCCCTTGGTTCCAGTAGGATACGGTCAGGTCTGGGGTGGCGAGCAGCAGCGCGCGATCGCTGACGCTGGCCACGAACAGCGCAATGTCTTCGATCTGCTCCGGCGACGGGGCTGCCGACGTCATGCTCATCGTCCGGCCTTCATCTCGGTCTCGAGCCAGCGGATGCGGCCTACGATGGCGACGAAGAAGGCGGTTGACCAGCCCAGCAGGATAATGCCGTTCGCGCTCTCGATGGCGCCGAGGACGCGCCAGTCAGCGCCGAGAACGACGTCGCCGTAGCCGACCGTGGTGTAGGAAGCCGTTGAAAAGTACAGGCATGCCTCCGCGGTGGGCAGCGCATCCACCATCAGGTAGAAGGCGGCGTATAGCCAGATCTCGGCGGAGTGCAGCAGGAAGAGCGCGGCTGCGGCGACGCCGATGGCGACGGCCTGCCGCACCAGGTCGGCCCGATCGGAATGACGCCTGCGGTTCAGGAGCACCATCAGCCCGCCTATCCCTAGCAGATGCAGGGTGCAGGTGGCGGCGACCAGGGCGGTCGCGGTCGCAAGCTCCAGGATCAGTTCCATGACCTACGAGATCCCACGACGATGGCGCGTGAGCCATCCGGGGAATCCCGTAGACGTGCTTGATCAACGCCGGTGCACGAGCAGCATCGGGACCTGGCAGTCCTTCAGCATCTTGCGTGTCACGCCGCCGAAGATTGCCTCCATGGTCCGCGCATGGCCGAAGCCGCCCATGACGATGTAGTCGTAGCCGCGCCCGGCTGCTTCGCAGATCAGCCACTCGCCGACTTGGTCGTAACCGACGGGCTCGCTTCTGACCGTGCTGCGAACGCCGTGTCGGGAGAGGTAGCACGCTGCATCTTCGGCGGTCGTGGCGAGCGAACCGTCGTCGACATAGAAAATCGTGACGGAACTGGCGTGCTGGAGCAGGGGAAGGGCCGCCGCCAGAGCCGCCTCCGCGTCCTGCGAGCCGTCCCAGGCCACCAGCGCGCTGCCCCCGACATCAAGTCTGCGCACGCTCGGCGGCATGGCGAGGACCGGCTTGCCGGTATGCACCAGCACGTCGCCCAGCACGTGGGTCATATAAGGGTACATTTCCCTGGCGTCGTCGGTGCTAAGCACGATGAGATCGGTAAGCCGGGCCCTTCCTTCGATCGTCTGCGCGAGGAAGCCCGTCTGCTCGAGCCAGTCGAACGGCACGTCCTCGTTCTCCATGCGGATCCGCATACGCCGGCCGTGGCGCTGCTCGGCGTCGTGGTCTGCGGTAAGCAGCATGCCGGCCTCGCCGATCGCTGCGTAGTGACCGACGTATTCCGGAATGACCGTCAGGTCGAGGCACGTCACGTGTCCGTTGAGAGCTCGTGCCACCTCGAGCGCGGCCTGAAAACGCGCCTCCTGACCTTCGTCATCGTGGATCAGTAGAAGGACGTTCTTCATCGCAGGTCTCCTCGGCTAGGTGCAAGGAGACGGTAGAAGGCGAAATCTGCCGCCGATATGCGGGTTTTCCCGGAGAATAATCCTCATCGTGGTTTGGCCGTTCTGCGAAGTTCTTCGCGGCGCGCCGACAAAGCGGCTCAAGCGCGCACACCTCGCACTCGGCCGGATCACGGATCGCGCGACACTTAAGGCAGTATGCCTGTGCCAGTTCGTCATGAGGGATCCTGGCGGCGGGGTCGTCAGCGCCGATCGCCATGCCAACCTCCTGGAAGGCTCGCCGTCTCAAGTAGGCGCGCTCGAGCGCGTCCGGGTTGGTGTTCGCGAAGACCGCGGGCGGATTCTCAGTCGTCATGACTCGAACACCTCGGAAAGCAGTGAGCCGTCGAGCATGGCGCACGTCCTTGCAGCCGTCGCACGCACACGCTCGAGCTGTGCGGCAGCGTGAGCGGCGCACATGTTCGGCACGATGTTCTCGATCATGACGTGGTCGCTCTGCTTCATGCCGAACCCGCGCCACAGGTAGACGTCGAAGATCTCTCGCAGCGAGAGCACCTGGCCCTTCTCGCTGAGCCAGGAGAGGGGAAGACCGGAGGTGCTGAACGAGACCAGCGGCTTGCCGGCGAGCGGAAGCTGCCCCTTCTGATCGTGAAGGTCGCGGAACGAGTAGCCCGCGCCGAGCACGCGGTCGACGTAGCCCTTCAGGATGGCAGGAGGCAGACCGTACCAGATGGGATAGACGAGCACGAGGACGTCCGCCGAGCGCAGATGAACCAGCTCCTCCATGACGTCGGCACGCGGTGTCCAGCCGGCAGTGCTCGGACGTTCGTCGGCGCGGAGCACCGGGTCGAAGCCGAGCTCATAGAGGTCCCGGACCACGACGCCGTGACCATGCTCAAGCGCGCTCGAGCGGTAGGCGTCGACGACAGCCCGATCGAAGCTGTGGGGAGAGGGGTTGGCATAAACGATAAGGTGCGAGGGCCTGATCTGCTCGCCTCGTGCTCTGCCCGTAGTGACTAGGCCGTCCATCATCTGCCCCCGACTAGATTGCGCAGGGCAGTCTCCTCCTCGGCGACGCGGCGGACTATGCGTACTTATACATAAGCGGGCTGAAGCCGACCGATCAGCGGGAAGCCCGAGTGCTCCAAGCCAACCAGATCGCCACTGCGACGAGACCGATAGCGTAAGCCTTGCCGATCAGGGGCAGCCGGGCCGTGCCTGCCCGGCCCGTGCCAGCGGCGAGAAGAACGATCGTGACGTGCACGGTCGTGGCGATGGCGATGTGGGTGCCGCCGAGTACGGTGGCCTGCTTCCAAAGCTGTCCACGCTCTAGGTCGAGGAACGCGGGCAGAAGGGCAACATAGAATATGGCGGCCTTCACGTTGAGCAAGTTCGTCAGCAGGCCGCGAGCAAGGAGCGCCGCATCGTCGCCCACGTCCACAGGGTCTCGGGACATCTTCG includes:
- a CDS encoding potassium channel family protein — its product is MELILELATATALVAATCTLHLLGIGGLMVLLNRRRHSDRADLVRQAVAIGVAAAALFLLHSAEIWLYAAFYLMVDALPTAEACLYFSTASYTTVGYGDVVLGADWRVLGAIESANGIILLGWSTAFFVAIVGRIRWLETEMKAGR
- a CDS encoding LysE family translocator — its product is MSVASLFGGSVEAATFLRFTGTALLIELTPGPNMGYLAIVSGQQGQRAGLIACVGVALGLSFYLVLSLLGIAEGVLEHRFLYEALRWAGIAYMLWLARDAWRSKMSRDPVDVGDDAALLARGLLTNLLNVKAAIFYVALLPAFLDLERGQLWKQATVLGGTHIAIATTVHVTIVLLAAGTGRAGTARLPLIGKAYAIGLVAVAIWLAWSTRASR
- a CDS encoding universal stress protein; protein product: MKNVLLLIHDDEGQEARFQAALEVARALNGHVTCLDLTVIPEYVGHYAAIGEAGMLLTADHDAEQRHGRRMRIRMENEDVPFDWLEQTGFLAQTIEGRARLTDLIVLSTDDAREMYPYMTHVLGDVLVHTGKPVLAMPPSVRRLDVGGSALVAWDGSQDAEAALAAALPLLQHASSVTIFYVDDGSLATTAEDAACYLSRHGVRSTVRSEPVGYDQVGEWLICEAAGRGYDYIVMGGFGHARTMEAIFGGVTRKMLKDCQVPMLLVHRR
- a CDS encoding NAD(P)H-dependent oxidoreductase, which encodes MDGLVTTGRARGEQIRPSHLIVYANPSPHSFDRAVVDAYRSSALEHGHGVVVRDLYELGFDPVLRADERPSTAGWTPRADVMEELVHLRSADVLVLVYPIWYGLPPAILKGYVDRVLGAGYSFRDLHDQKGQLPLAGKPLVSFSTSGLPLSWLSEKGQVLSLREIFDVYLWRGFGMKQSDHVMIENIVPNMCAAHAAAQLERVRATAARTCAMLDGSLLSEVFES